The following proteins come from a genomic window of Populus alba chromosome 12, ASM523922v2, whole genome shotgun sequence:
- the LOC118046703 gene encoding uncharacterized protein yields the protein MGFSPLSLSQSLSFILFLFHFHSTISSPLSSNYSSSSSLLCAHHQSLSLLQFKQSFSIQNSSALLYNCPHPFPKTESWKEGTDCCLWDGVTCDLKTGHVTALDLSCSMLYGALLPNNSLFSLHHLQQLDLSFNDFNSSHISSRFGQFSNLTHLNLSGSDLAGQVPSEISHLSKMVSLDLSWNYDLVSLEAISFDKLSFDDLVRNLTKLRELDLSGVNMSKGVPDSLMNLSSSLSSLKLDDCGLQGKLPSSMGKFKHLQYLDLGWNNLTGPIPYGFEQLSGLVSLDLFDNDYLSLEPISFDKLVRNLTKLRELDLSWVNMSLVVPDSLMNLSSSLSSLILYSCGLQGKLPSSMGKFKHLQYLDLGWNNLTGPIPYGFEQLGELVSLDLSINFYLSPEPISFDKLVQNLTKLRYLALGSVNMSLVAPNSLTNLSSSLSSLFLWGCGLRGKFPGNIFLLPNLESLDLSYNEGLTGSFPSSNLSNVLSLLDLSNTRISVYLENNLISNLKSLEYMSLRNCNIIGSDLVLLSNLTQLISLDFSNNNFSSQIPSSLGNLVQLRYLYLSSNKLMGQVPDSLGSLVNLSYLSLSNNQLVGPIHSQLNTLSNLQYLYLSNNLFNGTIPSFLLDLPSLQYLDLHNNNLIGNISELQHDSLTYLDLSNNHLHGPIPSSIFKLKNLEALILASNSKLIGEISSSICKLRFLLVLDLSNNSLSGSMPQCFGNFSNMLSVLHLGMNNLQGTVPLIFSKDNILEYLNLNGNELEGKIPPSIINCTMLEVIDLGNNKIEDTFPYFLETLPELQILVLKSNKLQGFVKGPTAYNSFSKLRIFDISHNNFSGPLPTGYFNSLEAMMASDQNMIYMRAANYTGYVYSIEMTWKGVEIEFTKIRSTIRVLDLSNNNFTGEIPKVIGKLKALQQLNLSHNYLAGHIQSSLGNLTNLESLDLSSNLLTGRIPTQLGGLTFLAILNLSHNQLEGPIPSGEQFNTFDASSFEGNLGLCGFQVLKECYRDEALSLPPSSFHEGDDSTLFGEGFGWKAVTMGYGCGFVFGVATGYVVFRTKKPSWFLRMVEDKWNLPSKKTKKNAGRYGARRN from the coding sequence ATGGGGTTTTCACCACTGTCCCTCTCTCAATCTCTCTCCTTcattctgtttctcttccatttccacTCAACAATTTCATCTCCACTCTCCTCAAattactcttcttcttcttctcttttgtgTGCTCATCACCaatctctttctctccttcAATTCAAACAATCCTTCTCCATTCAAAATAGTTCAGCTTTATTGTACAATTGTCCACATCCCTTTCCAAAAACAGAGTCATGGAAAGAGGGTACAGACTGCTGCTTGTGGGATGGGGTCACTTGTGACCTGAAAACGGGGCATGTCACTGCACTGGACCTCTCTTGCAGCATGCTTTACGGCGCCCTCCTTCCCAAtaattctctcttctctctccatcATCTTCAACAGCTCGACCTCTCCTTCAATGATTTCAACTCCTCCCATATTTCTTCTCGATTTGGCCAGTTCTCCAATCTAACACATCTTAACCTGAGTGGTTCAGATCTTGCAGGCCAAGTCCCGTCAGAAATCTCTCACCTCTCCAAAATGGTTTCTCTTGATCTCTCTTGGAACTATGATCTTGTGAGTCTAGAAGcaatttcttttgacaagcTTTCTTTTGATGATCTTGTTCGAAACCTAACCAAGCTTAGAGAACTCGATTTGAGTGGGGTAAACATGTCAAAAGGTGTTCCCGATTCCTTGATGAATCTgtcttcttctctgtcatcaCTCAAACTCGATGACTGTGGATTGCAAGGAAAACTCCCATCCTCAATGGGGAAATTTAAGCACCTGCAGTACTTGGATCTTGGATGGAACAATCTTACTGGTCCAATTCCATATGGTTTTGAGCAACTCAGTGGGTTGGTTTCACTTGATCTCTTTGACAATGACTATCTCAGTCTAGAACCGATTTCATTTGACAAGCTTGTTCGAAACCTAACCAAGCTTAGAGAACTCGATCTGAGTTGGGTAAACATGTCACTAGTTGTTCCCGATTCCTTGATGAATCTgtcttcttctctgtcatctCTCATTCTCTATTCCTGTGGATTGCAAGGAAAACTCCCATCCTCAATGGGGAAATTTAAGCACCTGCAGTACTTGGATCTTGGATGGAACAATCTTACTGGTCCAATTCCATATGGTTTTGAGCAACTCGGTGAGTTGGTTTCTCTTGATCTCTCTATAAACTTCTATCTAAGTCCAGAAccaatttcttttgacaagcTTGTTCAAAACCTAACCAAGCTAAGATATCTCGCATTGGGTTCTGTAAATATGTCTTTGGTTGCACCTAATTCCTTGACGAATTTGTCCTCTTCTTTGTCATCTCTTTTCCTTTGGGGTTGTGGATTGCGGGGGAAATTCCCTGGTAACATCTTTCTTCTCCCAAACCTTGAATCACTAGATCTGTCATACAACGAAGGCCTCACTGGCTCTTTTCCTTCGTCCAATTTGAGTAATGTCCTCTCTCTGTTGGATCTTTCTAATACAAGAATTTCAGTTTATTTAGAAAACAACTTAATTAGTAATCTAAAGTCATTAGAATATATGTCTCTTCGTAATTGTAACATTATAGGGTCAGATCTAGTCCTTCTCAGTAATCTCACACAGCTCATCTCTTTAGACTtttcaaataacaattttagcagtcagatcccatcatcacttggaAACCTTGTACAACTTCGTTACTTGTATCTCTCTTCCAATAAATTGATGGGTCAAGTTCCAGATTCTTTAGGTAGCCTAGTCAATCTTTCATATTTAAGCTTATCAAATAATCAACTAGTAGGCCCTATCCATTCTCAATTAAATACCCTTTCAAATCTACAATATCTATATTTATCCAATAACttgtttaatggaacaataccATCCTTTTTGCTTGATCTTCCTTCTTTACAATATCTTGACCTTCATAACAATAATCTCATAGGCAATATAAGTGAACTCCAACACGATTCATTGACTTACCTTGATTTGAGCAATAACCACTTGCATGGTCCAATCCCAAGTTCGATTTTCAAACTAAAGAACTTGGAAGCCCTTATTCTTGCGTCCAATAGTAAATTGATAGGTgagatttcttcttctatttgcaAGCTGAGATTCCTTCTGGTCCTGGACTTGTCCAACAACAGCTTGAGTGGTTCTATGCCACAATGTTTTGGGAACTTCAGCAACATGCTCTCAGTATTGCATCTAGGTATGAACAATCTTCAAGGCACTGTcccattaatattttcaaaggaTAATATCTTGGAATATCTCAACCTCAATGGAAATGAATTAGAAGGGAAAATACCACCGTCTATAATCAACTGCACAATGTTGGAAGTTATTGATCTTGGCAACAATAAGATTGAGGATACATTTCCCTACTTTCTAGAAACGCTTCCAGAGCTCCAAATTCTTGTCCTTAAATCCAATAAACTCCAAGGTTTTGTGAAGGGTCCGACTGCATATAATTCCTTCTCTAAATTACGAATTTTTGACATCTCTCACAACAATTTTAGTGGGCCATTGCCAACCGGGTATTTCAATAGTCTTGAAGCAATGATGGCCTCGGATCAGAACATGATTTATATGAGGGCAGCTAATTACACTGGCTATGTCTATTCCATAGAAATGACATGGAAAGGTGTAGAAATTGAGTTTACGAAGATCCGAAGTACTATCAGAGTACTTGATTTGTCAAACAACAATTTCACCGGAGAGATTCCAAAAGTGATAGGAAAGCTTAAAGCACTCCAACAGCTCAACCTTTCTCATAATTACCTTGCAGGTCATATCCAATCATCATTAGGAAATTTGACCAATTTGGAATCATTAGATCTATCTTCAAATTTGCTTACCGGAAGGATTCCAACGCAGCTGGGGGGTCTAACATTTCTTGCAATCCTAAACCTTTCACATAACCAACTCGAGGGGCCCATACCAAGTGGAGAGCAATTCAACACCTTTGATGCAAGCTCATTTGAAGGAAACTTGGGTTTATGTGGATTTCAAGTACTGAAAGAATGCTACCGTGATGAGGCACTATCATTACCGCCATCAAGCTTTCATGAAGGAGATGATTCAACATTGTTTGGAGAAGgatttggatggaaagctgtGACAATGGGGTATGGATGCGGGTTTGTGTTTGGAGTTGCAACGGGATACGTTGTGTTTAGAACAAAAAAGCCTTCATGGTTTCTTAGGATGGTTGAAGATAAATGGAATCTCCcgagcaaaaaaacaaagaagaatgctGGCAGATATGGTGCTAGAAGAAACTAA